One Haloarchaeobius amylolyticus genomic window, TTGGGTTCGAGCGCGTCGAACAGGCCGTGGAGGGCGTCTGCGTCCAGGTTCTGCTCGTAGGATTCGAACTCGCCTTCGGGCGGCAGGATGACGACCATGCTGGCCGCGTCGCCCTCGTAGGGCAGCTCGACTGCCTGCGCGCCGTCGACCTCGGCGTAGGGGACCGACAGCTCGGACTGGCGCATGAGGGGGACCTGCGTCTCGGCGTCGTCGAGGGCGGTGAAGGTACCCTGGCTGGTCGCGTCCTCCGGGAAGGTGTTGACCCACTGGGCCTTGAAGTAGACCGCGTTGGTCCCGACGAGCCGGGTGTCGTCCGTGATGGTGCCCGGCGAGAGCAGGTCCTGGATGCGGTCCTCGGTCTGGTCGGCGACCCAGTCGTTGATGGTCACGCGGGCCGGTTCGGGCTCGGCGACGAAGTCGAGGGTGCGGAGGCCGGCGCCATAGTTCCGGGCGATGACGTCGAGGTACTCCTCGCTGAAGGGGTAGTCCGACTGCCCCCAGAGGGCGTTCACGAGGTCGAGGCGGAAGCTCTCGTCCTCGGCGTCGGCGGGGGTGTCGATGGCGAGGTCGAGCCGGTTGAACGTCGGGTGGAGGTCTGCCTGGTCCTCGACGTAGTGCAGCGTCTCGGCGATCTGGGCCTCGGTGTCGCCGCGGGCACCCGCCCACACCATCGCCATCGCGAGCGAGATGGAGAGCGGCGAGACGAACAGGTTCTCGCCCGGCTTCGCGGCCACGCGGTTGTGGTGCAGGTCCAGGGCGAACGCGGTGTTGGCACGGACCTGCTCGCGGAGCGTGTCCGTGTCGACGGCCGGGTCGGTGTCGCGGGCGAGGTCGGAGGCGAGCAGGCCGGGCGTCACGGTCGAGCCACCGTTGCCGAGGCTCCCGAGACAGCCGGCCAGGGCCGGGATGGAGAGCGCGCCCGCCAGGGCGAGCACCTCTCTGCGGTTCCAGGTGTTCATGCCGGTACAGAGGTGCTCCGAGCTTATCTCGGCGCGCTTACGTAAAAGAGCGATTTGAACCTGGCGAGAGCACGGCGCTCAGTCTGCGGCCTGCTGTCGGCCGAGCGCATACTCCCGGGTCACGTCGACCAGGGCCTTCCGGTACCCGCTCTCGCTCGGGTCGTCGGCCAGCGTTGCGAAGTGGCGCTTGAATCGCTCGACGCTCACGTCCGGCGCGTCGCTCGCGGCCACGCGTGCGAGTTCGTACATCGGGTGGTCGTCGTCGACGAGGTCGTGGCGTTCCACCAGCGCGAGCGCGAAGGCCGCGTTGACCGCCGTGATGTCCGGGTCGGCACCCGGCTGGATGGGCATGAGCCCGGCCCGTGGCGGGCTCGGCTGGTCGGCGACCGCCGCGGCGAGGCTCGATTCGAGGAAGGAGACGAGCTTCTCCGGCGGGGACACCCGCATCGTGATGTCGTCGGCGTAGATGTCCTTCATGTGGTTGGCGATCTGGTAGCAGTGTGCGACCTTGCGGCGCTCGACGCTGTTGCCCGCGAGGCCCAGGAAGAGGGCCTCGTCGGTCGACTGGACGTGCGAGGGGTGTTCCTCCTCGTAGCGCACCATGTGCGCGAACTCGTGGATGGTGAGTTCGCGGGCCATCACGCTCGTCGCGGCCCGTCGCGAGATGTTGAGGACGTGGTGGTCGTCGTAGTGGCCTGTCCAGGTCCGCTCGTCGGGGTCCTCCCTGACGTGGACGCGGATCGGCAACTCGACGTCGGCCTCGGTCTCGAAGAGGTCCCGGGCGCTCAAGAAGGGAGCCGTGGGCCCGGAACCCTGTACGCGAACCTCCATGCTATACTCTCTCAAGCGTTCGGGCGTCATGAGGGTTCCGGCTACGTGAACCGTTGCCGATAGTGGGTACCGGGTCGAGATTCGGCGGTCAACCGGGGAGTACTGTGCGTACCATTGACTCACCAAGTCGTTCTGAGGGCCCCGAAAACGGGCGTCTCACGGTGTCACGGCGAATCGAAAACAGCATACTTTTACCGCCTTCGTCGGTACGCAACACCAATGGGTAGACGAAAGAAGATCGTCGAACAGTGCGAACGGCTGATGGACAAGCCGGAGCAGATCCGGAACATCGCCATCGCCGCGCACGTCGACCACGGTAAGACGACACTGACAGACAACCTGCTCGCCGGGACGGGCATGATCGCCGACGAAGGTGAGGCGACCAAGCTCATGATGGACACGGAGGAGGACGAGCAGGAACGTGGGATCACCATCGACGCGGCGAACGTGTCGATGACCCACGAGGTAGACGGCGACAACCACCTCATCAACCTCATCGACACGCCGGGCCACGTCGACTTCGGTGGCGACGTGACCCGTGCGATGCGTGCCGTCGACGGCGCGCTCGTCGTCGTGGACGCGGTCGAGGGCGCCATGCCCCAGACCGAGACTGTCGTCCGTCAGGCACTCCGCGAGGGTGTGAAGCCGGCCCTGTTCATCAACAAGGTCGACCGCCTCATCTCCGAGCTGCAGGAGGGTCCCGAGGAGATGCAAAAGCGTCTCCAGAAGGTCATCGGCGACGTCAACGAACTCATCGCCGGCATGACCGAGGACATGGACGACGTCGACGACTGGACGGTCTCCGTCCAGGACGGCACCGTCGCGTTCGGGTCCGCCCTGTACATGTGGGGTGTCTCGGTGAACTCCATGCAGCGCACCGGCATGGACTTCGGCGACATCATCGAGCTCGAGCGCGCGGACAAGCGCAAGGAGCTCCACGAGAAGACGCCGCTCTCGAACGTCGTGCTCGACATGGTCGTCGAGCACTTCCCGGACCCCATCGAGGCCCAGCCCCGCCGTATCCCGCGCATCTGGCGCGGTGACGACGAGTCCGAGATCGCAGAGCAGATGCGTCTCGTCGACGACGACGGCGAGGTCGTCTTCATGTGTACCGACATCCACATGGACCCCCACGCTGGCGAGGTCGCGACCGGTCGCGTCTTCTCCGGCACCATGGAGAAGGGTCAGGACCTCCACGTGTCCGGCACCGCCGGCACGAACCGCCTGCAGTCCGTCGGACTGTTCATGGGTGGCGAGCGCGAGGAAGTGGACCACGTCCCCGCGGGGAACATCGCCGCGGTCACGGGTCTGAAGGACGCCATCGCCGGCTCCACCGTCTCCTCGCTGGAGATGA contains:
- a CDS encoding DUF5781 family protein, with the translated sequence MEVRVQGSGPTAPFLSARDLFETEADVELPIRVHVREDPDERTWTGHYDDHHVLNISRRAATSVMARELTIHEFAHMVRYEEEHPSHVQSTDEALFLGLAGNSVERRKVAHCYQIANHMKDIYADDITMRVSPPEKLVSFLESSLAAAVADQPSPPRAGLMPIQPGADPDITAVNAAFALALVERHDLVDDDHPMYELARVAASDAPDVSVERFKRHFATLADDPSESGYRKALVDVTREYALGRQQAAD
- a CDS encoding elongation factor EF-2, which gives rise to MGRRKKIVEQCERLMDKPEQIRNIAIAAHVDHGKTTLTDNLLAGTGMIADEGEATKLMMDTEEDEQERGITIDAANVSMTHEVDGDNHLINLIDTPGHVDFGGDVTRAMRAVDGALVVVDAVEGAMPQTETVVRQALREGVKPALFINKVDRLISELQEGPEEMQKRLQKVIGDVNELIAGMTEDMDDVDDWTVSVQDGTVAFGSALYMWGVSVNSMQRTGMDFGDIIELERADKRKELHEKTPLSNVVLDMVVEHFPDPIEAQPRRIPRIWRGDDESEIAEQMRLVDDDGEVVFMCTDIHMDPHAGEVATGRVFSGTMEKGQDLHVSGTAGTNRLQSVGLFMGGEREEVDHVPAGNIAAVTGLKDAIAGSTVSSLEMTPFESIEHISEPVITKSVEAKNMDDLPKLIETLRQVSKEDPTIQITINEDTGEHLISGQGELHLEVITQRIERNQGIPVITGEPIVVYREAPRAETGEVEGISPNRHNRFYMTLEPLSEDIVETIRMGEVSMDMPELERREAFQEAGMDKDTSQNVEHIFGTNLLIDDTKGIQHLNETMELVIEGLEEALEDGPLAAEPVQGAMLRLKDARLHEDTIHRGPAQVIPAVREAVHRALIHSGVALMEPMQDVRIDVPNEHMGAASGEIQGRRGRVDDMYQEGDLMVVEGIAPVDEMIGFSSDIRSATEGRASWNTENAGFEFMSDSLQEEKIMEIRERKGMKLELPEGADYL
- a CDS encoding serpin family protein, giving the protein MNTWNRREVLALAGALSIPALAGCLGSLGNGGSTVTPGLLASDLARDTDPAVDTDTLREQVRANTAFALDLHHNRVAAKPGENLFVSPLSISLAMAMVWAGARGDTEAQIAETLHYVEDQADLHPTFNRLDLAIDTPADAEDESFRLDLVNALWGQSDYPFSEEYLDVIARNYGAGLRTLDFVAEPEPARVTINDWVADQTEDRIQDLLSPGTITDDTRLVGTNAVYFKAQWVNTFPEDATSQGTFTALDDAETQVPLMRQSELSVPYAEVDGAQAVELPYEGDAASMVVILPPEGEFESYEQNLDADALHGLFDALEPNEGRVVLPKFTFGSAVGLNQALKDLGMADAFDHDLADFSGMVEPGTPERLAIDDVVHQTFVAVDENGTEAAAATAVVVGTDSAPMDPFEFVADRPFLFAIRHRETDSVLFLGRVVDAAAAQ